The following proteins are encoded in a genomic region of Nicotiana sylvestris chromosome 4, ASM39365v2, whole genome shotgun sequence:
- the LOC104219815 gene encoding uncharacterized protein, whose product MSDDFDSHAVSASTESHSVSSNIKGHQLQTDSHSFTEKTSIDDIGCNLNLGASEVKDNTLVPKVTDFLTQCGILADESINKEEDKGSIEENLLGSKDDGTVRCSLKIEVIDDTSMFDISQVGKSCTVDQRLRGFDRKSARNRKKNNAIHQVEKENGEKTVARKAKHSNMEEAKEKNLRKGGGEEKRVYCRKELEILRFIGMEEQRKKWAEVYIGLDDTVQKEYDGLVDSYTQKHIRRPRRHIGKENTPAISGNDHSEHLHDQECNVNEESDDSDDDYSSIQRPAFIVTGEPDFDSGPPEDGLEYLRRVRWEASQLPKVKVAKVEGSRPNKEHTYYMPQIPDIASCLEHLLPLKEWEEAFLADFSELRQDLSRLPANIGTSSQLHSATFVDQEHSSNQLPESIILDKFDALMPGEDESYLCDAGDDSALGNSIPMSSLAEKFVNGPTVSVILQMDAVARVTMLRKRITAVQSMTTLSRDDCLWLFALCTAVDTPLDADTCAALRSLLRKCATLRADKSKLDDEVIMLNMLITISGRYFGQSEQ is encoded by the exons ATGTCCGACGATTTCGATTCTCATGCTGTTTCAGCTTCCACAGAGTCCCACTCTGTTTCTTCCAACATCAAAGGACACCAACTTCAAACCGACTCCCATTCTTTCACAGAGAAGACAAGCATTGATGATATCGGCTGTAATCTCAATTTGGGTGCCTCTGAAGTCAAAGACAATACCCTTGTGCCCAAAGTTACAGATTTTTTGACCCAATGTGGAATATTGGCTGATGAATCCATCAATAAAGAAGAAGACAAGGGGAGTATTGAAGAGAATTTGTTGGGGTCCAAAGATGACGGGACTGTGCGGTGTTCACTGAAGATTGAAGTAATTGATGATACATCAATGTTTGATATCTCTCAAGTTGGAAAAAGTTGCACTGTTGATCAAAGATTGAGGGGTTTTGATAGGAAATCAGCAAGAAATAGGAAGAAAAATAATGCAATTCATCAAGTggaaaaagagaatggagaaaaAACGGTGGCAAGAAAAGCAAAACATAGTAATATGGAAGAAGCCAAAGAAAAGAATTTGAGGaaaggaggaggagaagagaaAAGGGTTTATTGTAGAAAGGAGTTGGAAATTTTGAGGTTTATTGGAATGGAAGAACAGAGGAAAAAGTGGGCTGAGGTGTACATTGGGCTTGATGATACTGTGCAAAAGGAGTACGATGGCCTCGTTGATTCTTATACTCAAAAGCACATCCGCCGGCCTCGTAGACACATTGGAAAAGAAAATACCCCTGCAATTTCTG GTAATGACCATTCAGAGCACTTGCATGATCAAGAATGCAATGTTAATGAAGAAAGTGATGATAGCGATGATGATTATAGTAGCATTCAAAGACCTGCCTTTATAGTTACAGGAGAGCCGGACTTCGATTCTGGTCCTCCTGAAGATGGACTTGAGTATCTTCGGCGTGTCAG GTGGGAAGCATCACAGTTGCCCAAAGTGAAGGTTGCAAAGGTTGAAGGCAGTAGACCTAACAAAGAACATACGTATTACATGCCCCAAATTCCTGATATTGCAAGCTGTCTAGAGCACTTGTTACCGCTCAAGGAGTGGGAGGAAGCATTCCTTGCTGATTTTTCAGAGTTAAGACAG GATTTATCACGTTTGCCAGCTAATATTGGAACTTCCAGCCAGCTGCATTCTGCAACTTTTGTTGATCAAGAACACTCTTCAAATCAGCTTCCTGAGAGCATTATTCTGGATAAGTTTGATGCTTTAATGCCAGGTGAAGACGAGTCTTACCTATGTGATGCTGGTGATGATTCTGCCTTGGGAAATTCCATACCTATGTCATCTCTTGCCGAAAAATTTGTCAACGGCCCTACCGTATCTGTTATCTTACAAATGGATGCTGTAGCTCGCGTTACAATGTTAAGGAAGAGAATTACAGCTGTACAAAGCATGACCACTCTTTCAAGGGACGACTGCTTATGGTTGTTTGCTCTGTGCACTGCGGTTGATACTCCTCTTGATGCCGATACATGTGCAGCGCTGCGGTCATTACTCCGGAAATGTGCAACCTTGAGAGCTGACAAGTCCAAACTCGATGATGAAGTTATTATGCTAAATATGTTGATCACAATATCTGGCAGATATTTTGGACAGTCAGAACAATGA